The following coding sequences are from one Desulfobacterales bacterium window:
- a CDS encoding molybdopterin-dependent oxidoreductase: MKLDRRSFISLGVGGAVGSLLTPLPWKLTDDLAIWTQNWSWTPVPADGAISFQNSVCTLCNGGCGITVKKIDNRPVKIEGMKGHPVNDGGICILGLAGLQLLYGLSRFKSPMKRSGNRGENKWTEISWEDAIAEVASKLTTLREEGNSNKVAFIANSDKGSVSELIKRFLLSYGSPNFIKIPNAFDSYELATRLMLGTDGMPAFDFENSDFVLSFGSGILDGWGSPVNMFKTNSNWKDKGIKFIQIEPRLSNTASKSNKWIPINPGTEVFLALGIANKLIKDDKYNKKFVEKNCTGFEDFKKVILEEYDTSRVCDITGIKEKALNLLADSLSSAASPIAICGRGKGNKACDVNLVCAVNALNLLIGNINKKGGISYISDSKYIKFPELTLDDTSKQGLQSSIFDKAEKFKYPNEKNLLDRMPSLINNEDESPIKLLFVADSNPLFTMSDTNMVKSAFNKIPYIVSFSSYMDETSAFADIILPNHCYLERYQDVYVNSGLNKQIVSLCKPVIEPQYNTKNIGDVLIALASEIEGSVKEAFPWDDYLTCLNESLGEKMEMLQKDGFACLTAAPSVIKAFGTSSKKIEFTNQFVNFSGANFIQPEGDEKKYALTLIPYDTMRLVNGYIASSPFITKTVEDTVLKKNDIFIEINPVTAKSLGLANGQYALLETTKGKVKVRVNLFEGIMPGVIAMPTGFGHTAYDKYLCGKGVNVNELLGCVEDPVSGLDAAWGIRARLIKA, translated from the coding sequence ATGAAACTTGACAGACGAAGTTTTATATCACTTGGAGTTGGAGGTGCTGTAGGTTCGCTTCTTACTCCTTTACCCTGGAAGTTAACAGATGATTTAGCAATCTGGACTCAAAATTGGAGCTGGACCCCAGTTCCTGCTGATGGAGCAATTAGTTTTCAAAATTCTGTATGTACTTTATGTAATGGCGGTTGTGGTATTACTGTAAAGAAAATTGATAATAGACCTGTAAAAATTGAAGGAATGAAGGGACACCCTGTAAATGATGGAGGAATCTGTATTTTAGGTCTTGCGGGTTTGCAGCTTCTTTATGGTTTGAGTAGGTTTAAATCTCCTATGAAAAGATCCGGTAACAGAGGAGAAAACAAATGGACAGAAATTTCATGGGAAGATGCGATAGCAGAAGTTGCTTCTAAACTTACAACCTTAAGGGAAGAAGGCAATTCAAATAAAGTAGCTTTTATTGCAAATTCTGATAAAGGCTCTGTGTCTGAGCTTATAAAAAGATTTTTACTGTCCTATGGCTCTCCAAATTTTATTAAAATTCCTAATGCGTTTGATTCATATGAACTTGCTACAAGATTAATGCTTGGAACTGATGGAATGCCTGCGTTTGATTTTGAAAACAGTGATTTTGTTTTAAGTTTTGGAAGCGGCATTTTAGATGGATGGGGCTCTCCAGTTAATATGTTTAAAACAAATAGTAATTGGAAAGATAAAGGCATAAAGTTTATTCAAATTGAGCCTCGACTATCAAATACAGCATCAAAATCAAACAAATGGATACCAATTAATCCGGGAACAGAAGTATTTTTAGCCTTAGGCATCGCTAATAAATTAATAAAAGATGATAAGTATAACAAAAAATTTGTAGAAAAAAATTGTACTGGATTTGAAGACTTTAAAAAAGTAATTTTAGAAGAATACGATACCTCAAGAGTATGCGATATTACAGGAATTAAAGAAAAAGCTTTAAATTTATTAGCTGATTCTTTATCTTCCGCAGCAAGTCCTATTGCAATATGCGGACGAGGCAAAGGAAATAAAGCTTGCGATGTTAATCTTGTTTGCGCTGTTAATGCTTTAAATCTTTTAATTGGAAATATTAATAAAAAAGGCGGAATTTCATATATATCCGATAGCAAATATATTAAATTCCCAGAGCTTACATTAGATGATACATCAAAACAGGGGTTGCAGAGCAGTATTTTTGATAAAGCAGAAAAATTCAAATATCCCAATGAAAAAAATTTGCTTGACCGAATGCCTTCATTAATTAACAATGAAGATGAGTCTCCAATCAAACTATTATTTGTTGCTGATTCAAACCCATTGTTTACAATGTCTGATACAAATATGGTTAAGTCTGCTTTTAATAAAATTCCTTATATCGTAAGTTTCTCTTCATACATGGACGAAACATCTGCTTTTGCAGATATAATTCTTCCAAATCATTGCTACCTTGAACGCTATCAAGATGTTTATGTTAATTCAGGATTAAACAAACAAATAGTTAGCTTATGTAAGCCAGTTATTGAACCCCAATATAATACTAAAAACATCGGAGATGTTTTAATAGCTCTTGCATCTGAGATTGAGGGTTCAGTTAAAGAAGCTTTTCCATGGGATGACTATCTTACCTGCTTAAACGAAAGTCTTGGAGAAAAAATGGAAATGCTTCAAAAGGATGGATTTGCATGCTTAACGGCAGCACCGTCAGTAATAAAAGCCTTTGGAACTTCAAGTAAAAAAATTGAATTTACAAATCAATTTGTTAATTTTTCTGGCGCTAATTTTATTCAGCCAGAAGGAGATGAAAAAAAATATGCGCTTACTCTTATACCTTATGATACCATGAGGCTTGTAAACGGATATATTGCAAGCTCTCCTTTTATTACAAAGACTGTTGAAGATACAGTGCTTAAGAAAAATGATATATTTATAGAAATTAATCCAGTAACAGCTAAGTCATTAGGGCTTGCAAATGGTCAATATGCTTTATTGGAAACTACTAAAGGCAAAGTAAAGGTAAGAGTAAATCTTTTTGAAGGCATAATGCCTGGAGTTATTGCTATGCCTACAGGCTTTGGGCATACTGCCTATGATAAATATTTATGTGGCAAAGGTGTAAATGTTAATGAACTATTAGGATGTGTAGAAGACCCTGTATCTGGTCTTGATGCAGCATGGGGTATTCGCGCAAGGCTGATTAAAGCATAA
- a CDS encoding cytochrome c3 family protein, with protein sequence MTKLDENLSEGCQATKKNCKGNSSAAVFFILGFILSLIVGWIIFPELLYSQKKQPIDFNHKLHMDSVDNGCESCHFFREDGTFAGVPTLEQCSGCHEDVQGETADEKKFVEEYVANQVEVPWLIYSRQPDCVFFSHAAHVKAGSMDCKECHGSIGESESLKVYEENRVTGYSRDIWGKNIAGIKKNTSDSMKMDVCANCHLKETGSKGACFQCHK encoded by the coding sequence ATGACAAAATTAGATGAAAATTTAAGTGAGGGGTGTCAAGCAACTAAAAAAAATTGTAAAGGGAATAGTTCCGCAGCAGTCTTTTTTATTTTAGGCTTTATTCTAAGTCTAATTGTTGGATGGATAATATTTCCTGAACTGCTTTACTCCCAAAAGAAGCAGCCAATTGATTTTAATCATAAGCTACACATGGATAGTGTTGATAATGGCTGTGAAAGCTGTCATTTTTTCAGGGAAGATGGAACTTTTGCTGGGGTTCCAACCCTTGAGCAGTGCTCTGGTTGTCATGAAGACGTACAAGGGGAAACTGCTGATGAAAAAAAGTTTGTTGAAGAATATGTAGCAAATCAAGTTGAAGTCCCATGGCTTATATATTCAAGACAACCTGATTGCGTATTTTTTTCCCATGCTGCCCATGTAAAAGCCGGTTCGATGGACTGTAAAGAGTGTCATGGCTCAATTGGAGAATCAGAAAGTCTCAAGGTATATGAAGAAAATAGAGTTACCGGCTACAGCAGAGATATTTGGGGAAAAAATATAGCTGGTATAAAAAAGAATACCTCAGACAGCATGAAAATGGATGTTTGTGCAAATTGTCATTTAAAGGAAACAGGCAGCAAAGGGGCTTGTTTTCAATGCCACAAATAA
- a CDS encoding IS607 family transposase, producing the protein MKLYRPYEFAKLISKSVSTLIRWDREETLKACRSKTNRRYYTHDQYLEYIGQKANPNKEIIVYYRVSSNGQKNDLESQKEALEKFCTARGYAVLSWLKDIGSGLNYKRKNFVELMNKVEQGGVSKIVIAHKDRLVRFGFEWFEAFCQNHGTELIVMNNESLSPQEEMTQDLLSIIHCFSSRLYGLRKYKKKIIELAIKAEDENNSQEESAVK; encoded by the coding sequence ATGAAGCTATATAGACCGTACGAATTTGCAAAATTAATATCCAAGTCAGTATCTACGTTAATACGTTGGGATAGAGAAGAAACGTTAAAAGCGTGTCGTTCAAAAACTAATCGAAGATATTACACTCATGACCAATATCTTGAATATATTGGTCAAAAAGCTAATCCGAACAAAGAAATAATAGTTTATTATCGTGTTTCAAGCAATGGACAAAAAAACGATTTGGAAAGTCAAAAAGAAGCTTTAGAAAAATTTTGTACAGCACGAGGATACGCTGTTTTAAGCTGGTTAAAAGATATAGGAAGCGGATTAAATTATAAACGAAAAAACTTTGTTGAATTAATGAATAAGGTAGAACAAGGCGGAGTATCTAAAATAGTTATAGCGCATAAAGATAGATTAGTACGTTTCGGATTTGAATGGTTTGAAGCTTTTTGTCAAAATCATGGAACAGAACTTATTGTAATGAATAATGAATCTTTATCCCCACAGGAAGAAATGACACAAGATTTATTGTCGATTATTCATTGTTTTTCTTCAAGGTTATACGGGTTAAGAAAGTATAAGAAAAAAATTATAGAACTTGCTATAAAGGCTGAAGATGAGAACAATTCGCAGGAAGAGTCTGCCGTTAAATAA
- a CDS encoding transposase, producing the protein MRTIRRKSLPLNKGKQLKIIKIIEAYNKEKEIWIQFFINDTSSIKTHRKIRDKYVSQKYNSQYKLQARMWKLALIDASEMMDKYWMSLLPKINELINKNKNLTEVQKHYCFWILMNYERIEKLFKHKYPIPSHFDIDKKAVKKAGNYINRIIRNHKGKFPSIKKSRSFVLDADCYKIFENNGRQYISIMTLDKGKRLVIPLLGNTPIKGNIKVVLYKNYIEMHYTAILKPKKIKNEYIEAVDFGYTEVITDSKNRKYGIEFGKKMSSYSDKLNIKMKQRNKVHALQKKQSQVSKRKNIRKYNLGKIKLDNFSRKNKAGIEQEVNFGLNQFFSKQQPQVLITEDLRHLFSFGKIKSWNRKFSSWVKGFLQDRIGFKALARGSCHEQVNPAYGSQTCIKCGFVWKGNRVLDRFKCGFCGHEDYADRVAAMNYKSRYGDKEITRYTPFREVKTILDERFRRRLETSYEGTVPGRTSDTVSIALRTVIDTSVVQGGFLAVCT; encoded by the coding sequence ATGAGAACAATTCGCAGGAAGAGTCTGCCGTTAAATAAAGGAAAACAGCTAAAAATCATTAAAATTATTGAAGCGTATAATAAAGAAAAGGAAATATGGATTCAATTTTTTATAAATGATACATCTTCGATTAAAACACATCGTAAAATTCGTGATAAATACGTCAGTCAAAAATATAATTCCCAATATAAATTACAAGCAAGAATGTGGAAACTTGCATTGATAGATGCTTCAGAAATGATGGATAAATATTGGATGTCATTGCTTCCTAAAATTAATGAGCTGATTAACAAAAATAAAAATTTAACAGAAGTTCAAAAACATTATTGTTTTTGGATATTAATGAATTATGAAAGAATAGAAAAATTATTTAAACATAAGTATCCGATTCCGTCACATTTTGATATTGATAAAAAGGCTGTTAAAAAAGCTGGAAATTATATTAATAGAATTATAAGAAACCATAAAGGAAAATTCCCAAGTATAAAAAAATCGAGAAGTTTTGTATTGGATGCAGATTGTTATAAAATATTTGAAAATAACGGCAGACAATATATAAGCATAATGACTTTAGACAAAGGAAAAAGATTAGTTATTCCGCTATTAGGTAATACTCCGATTAAGGGAAACATTAAAGTTGTTTTATATAAAAATTATATTGAAATGCATTATACGGCAATTTTAAAGCCAAAAAAGATAAAAAACGAATATATTGAAGCTGTTGACTTTGGATATACGGAAGTTATTACGGATTCTAAAAATAGAAAGTATGGTATTGAATTCGGCAAAAAAATGAGTTCATATTCGGATAAATTAAATATAAAAATGAAACAAAGAAATAAAGTACATGCTTTACAAAAAAAACAATCTCAAGTTTCAAAAAGAAAAAATATTCGAAAATATAATCTCGGAAAAATAAAGTTAGACAATTTTTCAAGAAAAAATAAGGCTGGAATTGAACAAGAAGTTAATTTTGGTTTAAACCAATTTTTTAGCAAACAACAGCCACAAGTATTGATTACAGAAGATTTACGACATTTATTCAGTTTCGGCAAAATAAAAAGTTGGAATAGAAAATTTTCAAGCTGGGTAAAAGGCTTTTTACAAGATAGAATAGGATTTAAGGCGTTGGCAAGAGGTTCTTGTCATGAGCAAGTTAATCCTGCGTATGGTTCTCAAACATGTATAAAATGCGGTTTCGTATGGAAAGGGAATCGTGTTTTAGACAGGTTTAAGTGTGGTTTTTGTGGACACGAGGATTATGCCGACAGGGTTGCTGCAATGAACTATAAATCGAGATATGGTGATAAAGAAATCACACGGTATACGCCTTTCCGTGAAGTTAAAACCATACTTGATGAAAGGTTCCGTCGCCGATTGGAAACCTCATACGAGGGGACTGTTCCGGGCAGGACTTCAGATACCGTTTCTATTGCTCTCCGTACAGTAATAGATACTTCCGTAGTACAGGGAGGCTTTTTAGCCGTTTGCACCTGA
- a CDS encoding GAF and ANTAR domain-containing protein translates to MEIYDKYIKAIMDISYAITSELYLEDILKLIVMVTAKVTGFAVCSLWLFDDSENPKKLRLKATQAIEPEYVIDRSLNINEGVVGFVAATKQPFIVRNVLEEPKFKEKEMAKRLNLVSMVSLPLKVKDENVIGVLNCFTTEPHDFSETEVNLITTVANQAAIAIVNTELMVKTKVIQEELETRKLVERAKDILMKRRNLQGFEAYKWIQKRSMDSRKSMRQIAEAIILSDEL, encoded by the coding sequence ATGGAAATATATGACAAATACATAAAAGCTATAATGGATATAAGCTACGCTATAACATCTGAGCTTTATTTGGAAGATATCCTTAAATTAATTGTAATGGTTACAGCAAAAGTTACAGGTTTTGCTGTATGCTCCCTTTGGTTATTTGATGATAGTGAAAATCCTAAAAAACTTAGATTAAAAGCGACTCAAGCAATAGAGCCTGAGTATGTAATTGATAGATCCCTTAATATAAATGAAGGCGTAGTAGGGTTTGTCGCTGCTACCAAACAGCCCTTTATAGTAAGAAATGTTCTTGAAGAACCTAAATTTAAAGAAAAAGAAATGGCTAAAAGATTAAATCTTGTATCTATGGTCAGTCTCCCTTTAAAAGTTAAAGATGAAAACGTTATAGGCGTTCTTAATTGTTTTACTACTGAGCCCCATGATTTTTCTGAAACAGAAGTAAACCTTATAACAACTGTAGCAAATCAAGCCGCAATCGCAATAGTGAATACAGAGTTAATGGTCAAAACAAAAGTTATCCAAGAAGAACTTGAAACCCGTAAACTTGTTGAAAGAGCTAAAGATATTTTAATGAAAAGGCGTAATCTTCAAGGTTTTGAAGCATATAAATGGATTCAAAAAAGAAGCATGGATTCAAGAAAATCAATGCGCCAAATAGCTGAAGCTATTATACTTTCAGATGAACTATAA
- a CDS encoding tetratricopeptide repeat protein produces the protein MLNKKWLILFLIGLFFSSISWGSTDDIDVLFHKANNFYSDGEFEEALSIYTEISEKHGYSASLLYNMANAYYQMGQIGFAVLNFERALLLEPNNPDIKANLHLVRKDSGLFLEDVSFWRRFFNSFSLNAWTVLMSLCFGLCSFLFFVKGLLLNFVKDLPQIVINFPYKKVALTLVVLFVLCGIGVGVKFKDYEKAVIISKEVYLLVSPFETAKKAGIIREGKIVTIGKSYGNFVSVKEPGGQSGWVEKSNVETIYKF, from the coding sequence ATGTTAAATAAAAAATGGTTAATCCTTTTTTTGATAGGACTATTTTTTAGTTCTATATCTTGGGGAAGCACAGATGATATAGATGTTCTTTTTCATAAGGCGAATAATTTTTATTCCGATGGCGAATTTGAAGAAGCGCTTTCTATTTATACTGAAATATCGGAAAAACATGGATATTCAGCCTCATTGCTTTATAATATGGCAAATGCTTATTATCAAATGGGACAAATAGGTTTCGCTGTTTTAAACTTTGAAAGGGCCTTGCTTTTAGAGCCTAACAACCCTGATATAAAAGCAAACCTTCATCTTGTCCGAAAGGATTCTGGATTATTTTTAGAAGATGTCTCATTTTGGCGTAGATTTTTTAATAGTTTTAGTTTAAACGCATGGACAGTTCTTATGAGTCTTTGTTTTGGGCTGTGTTCATTTCTTTTTTTTGTAAAAGGACTGCTTTTAAATTTTGTTAAAGATTTACCCCAGATTGTTATAAATTTCCCTTATAAAAAAGTTGCATTGACACTTGTAGTTTTGTTTGTTTTGTGCGGTATAGGTGTCGGTGTAAAATTTAAAGATTATGAAAAAGCTGTAATAATATCGAAAGAAGTTTATTTATTGGTGTCTCCGTTTGAAACAGCAAAAAAAGCAGGAATAATCAGAGAAGGTAAGATCGTTACGATAGGTAAAAGTTACGGTAATTTTGTTAGTGTAAAAGAACCTGGAGGTCAATCGGGGTGGGTAGAAAAATCTAATGTTGAGACTATTTATAAGTTTTAG
- a CDS encoding protein BatD: protein MGNLKFKFVFLFIFLMGAANPSYLFADVNVAANIEPDQIFLDSSAVLNLTVNGAQSATPQIPNIQGLKFTPAGQSTQFQSINGVISLSVSYRFIVRPEKPGDYKIHPISVNVNGEKIEAEALSLKVMSSSRSGSVQPSIPNPKVNQPKTKIQDDDTNQIAFLRLMPNKSEVYIGELVSVTVKAFFVEGLQATINSLPKLSGDSFTFNAITPEPAQTVEIVNGRRMTVLTWNTAMSPIKEGKHKVNAQIDATFLLPDNSFRRNSMNGFFDDDFFNSFFGRYRRKDASVVCPDIEISALALPDRGKPEDFNGAVGEFSIYASASPTKVNVGDPITLQIVVNGTGNFDRVVCPQLSDKKGFKTYAPSSTYESIDISGHNGKRQFEQAIIPENWTIKEIPPLVFSYFNTKKGDYVSLKTDAIPVEIINDAPNVSAGAIPSNPKGTQKLDKAENKSLSNDGEKNNESKGIASIHIELGNTVDKLSPYIVNPMFWSLNIIPLFGLVFGVLLIGRHNKIINNPELLVKQEAKRKISGYIKAMDKAIHTGDVLEFFKYARKSLQERLGEIWGLQPDAITIHDLKVRLNEGSLNIIKVFEGFDAASYSGFSLTKEEMQKYKEIVISEIKNLEKSYVK from the coding sequence ATGGGTAATCTGAAATTTAAATTTGTTTTTTTATTTATTTTTTTGATGGGAGCTGCAAATCCAAGCTATTTGTTTGCTGATGTTAATGTTGCGGCAAATATTGAACCGGATCAGATTTTTTTAGATTCGTCCGCAGTTCTTAACCTTACAGTAAACGGAGCACAATCAGCTACGCCTCAAATACCTAATATTCAAGGACTTAAATTTACGCCAGCTGGTCAAAGTACTCAATTTCAGTCAATAAATGGAGTTATTTCTTTGTCGGTATCCTATAGATTTATTGTAAGACCTGAAAAACCTGGTGATTACAAAATTCATCCTATTTCTGTTAATGTTAATGGGGAGAAGATTGAGGCTGAAGCTTTATCTTTAAAAGTCATGAGTTCATCTCGGAGTGGAAGTGTTCAGCCGTCTATTCCTAATCCCAAAGTAAATCAGCCTAAAACTAAAATTCAAGATGATGATACCAATCAAATAGCCTTTTTAAGATTAATGCCTAATAAGTCTGAAGTTTACATTGGAGAGCTTGTAAGTGTTACTGTAAAAGCATTTTTTGTGGAAGGACTTCAAGCAACAATAAATTCTCTTCCAAAATTATCGGGCGATTCTTTTACTTTTAATGCGATTACTCCTGAGCCTGCTCAAACTGTTGAAATTGTTAATGGCAGAAGAATGACTGTTTTAACTTGGAATACCGCCATGTCTCCGATTAAAGAAGGAAAACATAAAGTGAATGCTCAAATTGATGCTACTTTTCTGTTGCCAGATAATTCTTTTAGGCGTAACTCCATGAACGGATTTTTTGATGATGATTTTTTTAACAGCTTTTTTGGAAGATATAGAAGAAAAGATGCATCTGTCGTATGTCCTGATATAGAGATTTCAGCACTCGCCCTTCCGGACAGAGGGAAGCCTGAAGATTTTAATGGCGCTGTAGGAGAATTTAGCATATATGCGTCAGCATCTCCTACGAAGGTGAATGTCGGAGATCCTATCACTCTACAAATTGTAGTTAACGGAACAGGTAATTTTGACAGGGTTGTATGCCCTCAGTTATCTGATAAAAAAGGTTTTAAAACATATGCTCCGAGTTCAACCTATGAATCAATTGATATATCTGGCCATAATGGAAAGAGGCAGTTTGAACAGGCGATTATTCCAGAAAATTGGACAATAAAAGAAATTCCTCCACTTGTTTTTTCCTATTTTAATACAAAAAAAGGAGATTATGTTTCATTAAAAACCGATGCTATTCCCGTTGAAATTATAAATGATGCGCCTAATGTTTCAGCCGGAGCAATTCCTTCTAATCCTAAAGGAACTCAAAAATTGGATAAGGCTGAAAATAAATCCTTATCCAATGATGGTGAAAAAAATAATGAGTCAAAAGGAATAGCTTCAATTCATATTGAGCTTGGAAATACTGTAGATAAATTAAGTCCTTATATTGTGAATCCGATGTTTTGGAGCTTAAATATTATTCCATTATTTGGCCTTGTTTTTGGTGTTTTATTGATTGGGCGTCATAATAAAATAATAAATAATCCTGAATTATTAGTAAAGCAAGAAGCAAAAAGGAAAATAAGCGGTTATATTAAAGCCATGGATAAAGCTATACATACTGGAGATGTATTAGAATTTTTTAAGTATGCCAGAAAATCATTGCAGGAAAGGTTAGGGGAAATTTGGGGACTTCAGCCGGATGCAATTACAATTCATGATTTAAAGGTAAGGCTGAATGAAGGTTCTTTAAACATTATAAAGGTTTTTGAAGGCTTTGATGCTGCTTCTTATTCTGGATTTAGTTTGACTAAAGAAGAAATGCAGAAATATAAAGAAATCGTTATAAGCGAAATTAAAAATTTGGAGAAATCATATGTTAAATAA
- a CDS encoding VWA domain-containing protein, whose translation MDFAKPYWLIIGFFSCVILFFVFYYFEKIRRKHLESFASKSLLPKLLENVSPFQRKLKYALLILSVFFLFMALAMPQAGFTWVEVKRKGIDILIILDSSKSMLSNDIKPNRLERSKLGIIDFISKLEGDRVGLIPFSGDAFLMCPLTMDYEIFREILNDVDVNILPKGGTDIANAIKKASDALEESSNNKILILISDGEDLTGDGIKAAKEASEKDIKIYTAGIGTPYGELIPIQNKDGGISFLKDENGNTVKSRLDEETLKTIATSTGAIYAPFGRNGEGLDYIYQHKLSLFPKQKLDERMMKVPIHRFQWPLSLALIMLFIDFIIEGRKFKKIKVPVIETAGRRLKKNINGVLFLLIGFLFFCGYADASVLGAYKDYKDGDYLKAKEKYKEASAKDPNNSLIYFNLGASAYKNNDYDEAEKAFLKTLQTTDNLSLQNNAYYNLGNTLYRQGEKTVQTDSSNTIAQWKKSLQAYQDAIKLNPKDKDSEFNYSIVKKRLEELEKQQQQKKDSEKKDDQKNCENKDSKENNEQDSQKKDEKQDDTKQTQNENQKENEKKENQDMTKDDKEKEAQNAQGKDDKPQEAKRVGEMSKEEAENLLNSLKDNEEQFIFIPQDMFKNNEEDVRRDW comes from the coding sequence ATGGATTTTGCAAAACCTTATTGGCTTATAATTGGGTTTTTTTCATGCGTAATTCTTTTTTTTGTATTTTATTATTTTGAAAAAATAAGACGAAAACATCTTGAAAGCTTTGCTTCTAAAAGCTTGTTGCCTAAGCTTTTAGAAAATGTGTCGCCGTTTCAGAGAAAATTAAAATATGCTTTGTTGATTTTATCTGTGTTTTTTTTGTTTATGGCATTGGCTATGCCTCAAGCTGGTTTCACTTGGGTTGAAGTAAAACGTAAAGGTATAGATATATTAATAATTTTAGATAGTTCAAAAAGTATGCTTTCTAATGATATAAAACCAAACAGACTTGAAAGAAGCAAGCTTGGAATTATTGATTTTATTTCAAAGCTTGAAGGGGACAGGGTAGGGCTTATTCCTTTTTCAGGCGATGCATTTTTAATGTGCCCTTTAACGATGGACTATGAAATATTTAGGGAAATACTTAATGATGTTGATGTTAATATTTTACCTAAAGGCGGAACTGATATAGCTAATGCCATAAAAAAAGCTTCCGACGCATTAGAAGAAAGTTCTAATAATAAAATTTTAATTTTAATTTCCGACGGAGAAGATTTAACAGGAGATGGAATTAAAGCTGCAAAAGAAGCTTCTGAAAAAGATATTAAGATTTATACTGCTGGAATCGGAACTCCCTACGGAGAATTAATACCTATTCAGAATAAAGATGGAGGTATATCTTTTTTAAAGGATGAGAATGGCAATACAGTTAAATCAAGACTTGACGAAGAGACCCTTAAAACAATAGCAACATCTACAGGCGCAATTTATGCTCCTTTTGGAAGAAATGGAGAAGGTTTAGATTATATATATCAGCATAAATTAAGTCTGTTTCCAAAGCAAAAATTAGATGAAAGGATGATGAAAGTTCCGATACATCGTTTTCAATGGCCTTTATCTTTAGCTCTTATCATGCTTTTTATTGATTTTATAATCGAAGGAAGAAAATTCAAAAAAATAAAAGTTCCAGTTATTGAAACAGCAGGACGCCGTTTAAAAAAAAATATTAATGGAGTATTATTTTTGTTGATAGGATTTCTATTTTTTTGTGGATATGCAGATGCGTCAGTTCTGGGAGCATATAAAGATTATAAAGATGGAGACTATCTTAAAGCAAAAGAAAAATATAAAGAAGCTTCAGCTAAAGATCCAAATAATTCTTTAATATATTTTAATTTAGGAGCTTCAGCATATAAAAATAATGATTATGATGAAGCTGAAAAGGCTTTTTTAAAGACTTTACAGACAACGGATAATCTTTCCCTTCAAAATAATGCTTATTATAATTTAGGCAATACCCTTTATCGTCAAGGGGAAAAAACAGTTCAGACAGATTCTTCAAATACTATTGCCCAATGGAAAAAATCGTTGCAAGCTTATCAAGATGCTATTAAACTTAATCCAAAAGATAAAGACTCTGAATTTAATTATAGTATTGTAAAAAAACGATTGGAAGAGCTCGAAAAACAACAGCAGCAGAAGAAAGACTCTGAAAAAAAAGATGATCAAAAGAATTGCGAAAATAAAGATTCTAAAGAAAATAATGAGCAGGATTCCCAGAAAAAAGATGAAAAGCAAGATGATACAAAGCAAACTCAAAACGAAAATCAAAAGGAAAATGAAAAGAAAGAAAATCAGGATATGACAAAGGATGATAAAGAAAAAGAAGCCCAAAATGCTCAAGGAAAAGATGATAAACCCCAAGAGGCTAAAAGGGTAGGGGAGATGAGTAAAGAAGAAGCTGAAAATCTTCTTAATTCCTTGAAAGATAATGAAGAACAGTTTATCTTTATCCCGCAAGATATGTTTAAAAATAACGAAGAAGACGTTAGGAGGGATTGGTAA